One Tolypothrix bouteillei VB521301 DNA window includes the following coding sequences:
- a CDS encoding HetP family heterocyst commitment protein, with translation MNHSISGSNNLDKTINPEQFDQVVEAILAGKYSWACVLMLRFAGYNPLHYIPYRTYNRLLKENSHVSRANTQSNENLKIAKLPTEKRSSDRVTPTSCLSKIKDLAYLEVVGKHKTEVRGGSQQWLTAQVEKYQSMKSEPEAETPQDLSFKICGFQ, from the coding sequence ATGAACCACAGTATTTCTGGAAGTAACAATTTAGATAAGACTATCAATCCCGAACAATTCGACCAAGTTGTAGAAGCTATTCTTGCAGGTAAGTACTCTTGGGCTTGCGTTCTGATGCTGCGTTTCGCTGGCTACAATCCCCTACATTACATTCCTTATCGTACTTACAACCGTTTGCTAAAAGAGAACTCTCACGTTTCTAGAGCAAATACACAATCTAACGAAAATCTTAAAATTGCTAAGCTACCTACAGAGAAAAGATCCAGCGATCGCGTCACGCCGACAAGTTGTTTGAGTAAGATTAAAGATTTGGCTTATCTTGAAGTTGTTGGCAAGCACAAAACTGAAGTCCGTGGCGGCAGCCAGCAGTGGTTGACTGCACAAGTTGAAAAATACCAATCTATGAAATCCGAACCTGAAGCAGAAACCCCTCAAGATTTGTCTTTTAAAATCTGCGGATTTCAATAA
- a CDS encoding peptidylprolyl isomerase, with protein MDDVSKIAIAPEEIVRFLKSEINYKEVCQNILFQRVINRVAQERGIAVTTEEIEAEAERQRRDKRLEKASDTLAWLAEELVSFDDWEVGIRNRLLAQKLASALFAKEVERFFIQNRLGFEQVILYQLVVANAKLAQELYYQIEEGEISFYDAAHFYDVDDNRRRRCGYEGQIERGIIPSDIASIIFSKPTRELVGPIKTEQGFHLFMVEDLLPPELTPQRYEEILNNMLQQWLLIEVNCLVPRSNGS; from the coding sequence ATGGATGATGTCTCGAAGATTGCGATCGCACCTGAAGAAATTGTTCGCTTTCTAAAAAGTGAAATCAATTATAAGGAAGTATGCCAAAATATTTTATTTCAAAGGGTTATTAATCGTGTAGCTCAAGAGAGGGGGATTGCTGTTACAACAGAAGAAATTGAGGCCGAAGCAGAGCGTCAACGTCGAGATAAACGGCTCGAAAAAGCCTCAGACACGCTAGCATGGTTAGCCGAGGAGCTCGTAAGCTTTGATGATTGGGAAGTTGGAATCCGGAATCGGTTGCTAGCACAAAAGCTAGCAAGTGCTTTATTTGCCAAAGAAGTAGAAAGATTTTTCATTCAAAATCGTTTGGGATTTGAGCAAGTCATTCTCTATCAACTAGTTGTTGCTAACGCAAAACTGGCTCAAGAACTTTATTATCAGATTGAAGAAGGTGAAATTAGTTTCTACGATGCTGCTCATTTCTACGATGTTGATGATAATCGTCGGCGACGATGCGGCTATGAAGGACAAATAGAGCGAGGGATAATTCCTAGTGATATAGCTTCTATCATCTTTAGCAAGCCCACACGGGAGTTAGTCGGTCCTATAAAGACCGAACAGGGGTTCCATCTTTTTATGGTGGAGGATTTACTTCCTCCTGAACTCACACCTCAGAGATATGAAGAAATTTTGAACAATATGCTTCAGCAATGGCTATTGATTGAAGTCAATTGTCTGGTTCCTCGTTCAAATGGTTCATAA
- a CDS encoding peptidase domain-containing ABC transporter, whose protein sequence is MLPVFSEHLLGERITRVLGESLSEQEMAGCLASVEIVEPPIAKQFWQTVSTDPGIYIVLVGKVRLLDRDENLIATLGSEASFGETTLFSDSFQPYAARASTNLKLCYLKQEVLQVLIDRYPSIRERLLKRAELWDMVMLCHQNWQEMGNISDVPGMLKALSLFERHDIGDLQQATLPKDCKCLVLRKGELRHSKGQVLTPGKIYPTPQQDTWQVAQPTIAYIMRDANWLPALEHWQQLAEFVAPQEQPISVKDRKQRPVKPRSERSTSVGNVIPFPQRSLEPQPKQKKLKPYFPSPQVRAEHWWGRVTKQYPFFQQHSVSDCGAACLVMISRYWGKRFSLNRLRDLADTSRDGVSLRNLAAAAESLGYATRPVKATFDKLAQQPLPAIAHWEGKHFIVIYEITRKHVIVGDPAIGIRTLTAAEFKEDWSGYALLLQPTALLKDSKEEIKGFWKFYELLRPHFWVLLEIFVASVLIQLSGLVSPIFTQMLLDRVIVQGSFATLNAVALGMLVFGFFNIFVNAVRQYLMDHTATRISVAMLVGFIKHTLHLPLSFFESRCVGDITSRIQENHKIQSFLTGETLSVILDLLTLSIYLVIMFLYNWQMALVALLTVPPFFILVLSSTGILRRISNEIFYAGAEESSYLIQSLTGIRSIRSMGVEQSVRWKWEELLNNVVKKGFFAQIIGNRLQIISGSIHLLSSTALMWYGASLVIQQQLTIGQLVAFNMLLGNVLGPFQRLALLWNGLQEIMIATERINDVLEAKPEEDLENHPRQSLGQFRGHIRFENVTFRYNSQNETNVLQNLSFEIKPEQTVAVVGRSGSGKTTLSKLILGLYSPTEGKILVDGQDLNYIYLRSFRSQVGVVDQDTFLFSGTIRENLSIAHPEATLEEIMEAARLAGADEFIRQLPMGYESQIGEGGGLLSGGQRQRIAIARALLGNPRLLIFDEATSHLDTESERIIQNNLKTILKGRSSVIIAHRLSTIRNADLILVLDRGVLVESGTHEELIAKKGHYYYLNQQQFAQVG, encoded by the coding sequence ATGCTACCAGTTTTTTCCGAACACCTGTTAGGCGAACGTATCACTCGTGTTTTGGGTGAATCACTTTCAGAGCAGGAAATGGCGGGATGCTTGGCATCGGTAGAAATCGTGGAACCACCAATAGCTAAGCAGTTCTGGCAAACAGTATCGACCGATCCAGGAATATATATTGTTCTTGTAGGGAAAGTCAGATTATTAGATCGTGATGAAAATTTAATTGCAACCCTCGGTTCGGAAGCTAGCTTTGGGGAAACAACGCTGTTTTCAGACAGCTTTCAGCCCTATGCCGCTAGGGCTTCAACTAATCTTAAACTTTGTTATCTTAAACAAGAAGTATTGCAGGTTTTGATTGACCGCTACCCCAGTATTCGCGAACGCCTTTTGAAACGTGCGGAACTATGGGATATGGTTATGCTATGTCACCAAAACTGGCAAGAGATGGGCAATATATCAGATGTGCCAGGAATGCTCAAAGCTTTGTCATTGTTTGAGCGGCACGATATAGGCGATCTTCAACAAGCCACTTTACCTAAAGATTGTAAGTGTTTGGTGTTGCGGAAAGGAGAACTGCGGCATTCCAAAGGACAGGTTTTAACTCCGGGCAAAATTTATCCAACCCCACAACAAGATACTTGGCAAGTCGCGCAACCGACAATTGCCTATATTATGAGGGATGCAAATTGGTTACCTGCACTAGAGCATTGGCAGCAATTAGCAGAGTTTGTCGCTCCTCAAGAACAACCAATCAGTGTCAAGGATCGCAAACAACGCCCCGTTAAGCCCAGATCGGAAAGGTCTACTTCTGTTGGAAACGTGATTCCCTTTCCGCAAAGAAGTTTAGAACCACAACCAAAACAAAAAAAGCTCAAGCCTTACTTCCCTAGCCCTCAAGTCAGAGCAGAGCATTGGTGGGGACGGGTTACCAAGCAATACCCCTTCTTTCAACAACATAGCGTCTCTGATTGTGGTGCAGCTTGCCTTGTGATGATTAGTCGTTATTGGGGTAAGCGTTTTAGCCTTAATCGACTGCGGGATTTGGCTGACACAAGCCGAGATGGTGTATCGCTACGGAACTTAGCAGCAGCAGCAGAAAGCCTTGGCTATGCAACTCGTCCGGTAAAAGCAACGTTTGATAAGTTAGCACAGCAACCCCTACCAGCGATCGCTCACTGGGAAGGCAAGCACTTTATTGTTATTTATGAAATTACTCGCAAACATGTCATCGTAGGCGATCCAGCGATTGGGATACGCACTTTAACTGCTGCTGAGTTTAAAGAAGATTGGAGTGGTTATGCTTTGTTACTACAACCAACAGCCTTATTAAAAGACTCCAAGGAGGAAATCAAGGGCTTTTGGAAGTTTTATGAGTTACTAAGACCCCACTTTTGGGTACTGCTAGAAATCTTTGTTGCTTCAGTGCTGATCCAGTTGTCTGGACTGGTTTCACCGATATTCACCCAAATGTTACTTGACCGAGTTATTGTTCAAGGAAGCTTCGCGACTTTAAATGCTGTCGCTTTGGGGATGTTAGTTTTTGGGTTTTTCAACATCTTTGTAAACGCGGTGCGTCAGTATCTCATGGATCACACGGCTACTCGTATCAGTGTAGCAATGCTGGTTGGTTTTATTAAGCACACGTTACACTTGCCTTTGTCATTTTTTGAGTCTCGTTGTGTAGGTGACATTACTTCTCGTATTCAAGAGAATCACAAAATTCAGAGCTTTCTTACTGGAGAAACACTGTCAGTCATTCTCGATCTACTGACACTATCCATCTATCTCGTCATTATGTTCCTATACAACTGGCAGATGGCGTTGGTAGCACTGTTGACTGTACCACCATTTTTTATCTTAGTCTTATCTAGCACGGGTATACTACGCCGTATTTCTAATGAGATATTCTATGCAGGAGCCGAAGAAAGCAGTTATTTAATTCAAAGTCTGACAGGAATTCGCTCTATCCGATCGATGGGAGTAGAGCAGTCAGTTCGTTGGAAATGGGAAGAATTGTTAAATAATGTTGTTAAAAAGGGCTTTTTCGCACAGATTATAGGAAACCGCTTACAGATTATCAGTGGCTCAATTCATCTTCTGTCCAGTACAGCTTTGATGTGGTACGGTGCATCTTTAGTAATTCAGCAACAACTGACCATCGGACAGCTTGTAGCTTTCAATATGCTATTGGGTAATGTGCTCGGTCCGTTCCAACGTTTAGCATTGCTATGGAATGGATTGCAAGAAATTATGATTGCTACCGAACGCATCAATGATGTTTTGGAAGCTAAACCAGAAGAAGACTTAGAAAATCATCCCCGACAGTCCTTAGGTCAATTTCGCGGTCACATTCGCTTTGAAAACGTGACTTTCCGATATAATTCACAAAACGAAACCAACGTCCTACAAAATTTAAGCTTTGAAATCAAACCAGAGCAAACGGTTGCAGTTGTGGGGCGGAGTGGTTCGGGAAAAACAACTCTCTCTAAATTAATATTAGGCTTGTATTCTCCTACAGAAGGGAAAATATTAGTTGATGGTCAAGACTTAAATTACATCTATTTACGCTCTTTTCGCTCTCAAGTTGGTGTTGTTGACCAAGATACCTTTCTCTTTAGCGGTACAATTCGAGAAAACCTTAGTATTGCTCACCCAGAAGCTACTCTGGAAGAAATCATGGAAGCAGCGAGGTTAGCTGGAGCTGATGAGTTTATTCGACAATTACCAATGGGTTATGAAAGCCAAATTGGTGAAGGTGGTGGATTACTTTCAGGCGGACAGCGTCAACGGATTGCGATCGCTCGTGCTTTACTTGGTAACCCTCGCTTGTTAATTTTTGATGAAGCAACCAGTCATCTTGACACAGAATCGGAGCGGATCATTCAAAATAATCTAAAAACCATACTAAAAGGGCGCTCTAGTGTCATAATTGCTCACCGCTTGTCCACCATACGCAATGCAGACCTAATTCTTGTCCTAGATCGTGGTGTATTGGTGGAAAGTGGAACGCACGAAGAATTAATTGCTAAGAAAGGGCACTACTATTACCTCAACCAGCAACAGTTTGCTCAAGTCGGTTGA
- a CDS encoding HlyD family efflux transporter periplasmic adaptor subunit yields the protein MPQPFSNSSSTVSQTEQDEYLNHIPLVDSKQPPKPQHENAAKVQEFHYGTQELLDALPRVWTRSLLYVALGFAVVVLPWSTLSKIDETGSARGRIEPKGATQKLDSPALGTVVAVNVKEGEIVKAGQTLLEIESDVLKTELQQAELKLQSLQNRHANLETLKNQLVLSLNTQQQQNQAQELAKLSEVEQERQNLDSLKNAYNLQKDEKLAKVNQIKQALESSKAAYKVAEVRSQASQEKVPRYKKAYEDGAISQDRFKEIEQSKKEDYERLVQAQTEISQARASLQEQQTSYERTLLQAKSDIQQAELRLQEQQRTYQSLIHTGKLAKLKTEEQIKEQQSQINTLQSEIAQTKSQVTALKIQLQQRRVRAPIDGVIFELPVTKPGAVLQPGQRVAQIAPKNSSVVLKAQMPNEHSGFLKVGMPVKIKLDAYPFQDYGVVQGKVNWISPDSKVQQTTQGDVNSFELEITIPQPYVQSGRKRIPLTAGQTATAEVIIRQRRIIDYVLDPFKKLNKDSAAF from the coding sequence ATGCCACAGCCATTTTCTAATTCATCATCTACAGTCTCTCAAACAGAGCAAGATGAGTATTTGAATCACATCCCGTTGGTGGATAGCAAACAACCTCCAAAGCCTCAGCATGAAAATGCAGCTAAGGTGCAAGAGTTCCATTACGGTACGCAAGAACTTCTTGATGCCTTACCTAGAGTTTGGACTCGTTCTTTGTTATACGTCGCTCTAGGCTTTGCAGTTGTTGTTTTACCTTGGTCAACTTTATCCAAGATTGATGAAACAGGGAGTGCTAGAGGTCGTATAGAACCTAAGGGAGCAACGCAAAAATTAGATAGTCCAGCCCTCGGTACTGTCGTTGCTGTCAATGTCAAAGAGGGCGAAATTGTCAAAGCAGGGCAAACTTTATTAGAAATAGAGTCAGATGTACTCAAAACAGAACTTCAACAAGCAGAGTTAAAGCTACAGAGCTTGCAAAATCGTCATGCCAACCTAGAAACTCTGAAAAATCAACTAGTTCTCTCTCTGAATACTCAGCAACAACAAAACCAAGCTCAAGAATTAGCAAAACTTTCTGAAGTAGAGCAAGAGCGACAAAATTTAGATTCTCTTAAAAATGCCTATAACCTCCAAAAAGATGAAAAATTGGCTAAAGTCAACCAAATAAAACAAGCTCTGGAATCAAGTAAAGCAGCCTATAAGGTAGCGGAAGTACGTTCTCAAGCCTCTCAAGAAAAAGTTCCACGCTATAAAAAAGCTTATGAAGATGGTGCTATCTCACAAGATCGGTTTAAAGAGATAGAACAATCTAAAAAAGAAGACTACGAACGCCTTGTACAAGCTCAAACTGAGATTTCTCAAGCTCGAGCCAGCCTTCAAGAGCAACAAACTAGTTATGAAAGAACTCTGCTCCAAGCTAAATCAGATATTCAGCAAGCAGAACTTCGTTTGCAGGAACAACAACGCACTTATCAAAGCCTCATCCATACAGGTAAACTAGCAAAGCTAAAAACTGAGGAACAAATTAAAGAACAGCAATCACAAATCAATACCCTGCAATCAGAAATTGCTCAGACAAAGAGCCAAGTAACTGCTCTCAAGATTCAGTTGCAGCAAAGAAGAGTACGAGCGCCTATTGATGGTGTGATTTTTGAGCTACCAGTTACTAAACCAGGAGCCGTACTGCAGCCCGGTCAAAGGGTTGCTCAAATAGCACCTAAAAATTCAAGCGTTGTACTTAAAGCCCAGATGCCAAACGAACATAGTGGCTTTTTAAAGGTAGGAATGCCAGTCAAAATCAAGCTAGATGCCTATCCTTTTCAAGACTATGGAGTTGTGCAAGGGAAAGTTAATTGGATTTCGCCAGATTCTAAAGTTCAACAAACCACTCAAGGTGATGTCAATTCTTTTGAGTTGGAAATTACCATACCTCAGCCCTATGTACAATCTGGTCGCAAGCGTATTCCTTTAACAGCCGGTCAAACAGCAACTGCAGAGGTCATCATTCGTCAACGACGAATTATTGACTACGTGTTAGACCCATTTAAAAAGCTAAACAAAGACAGTGCGGCTTTTTAG
- a CDS encoding peptidylprolyl isomerase, with product MLESLIVSPEDIIYNIKLGFELPKVVEAIATRKIVAETASELGIAVSEAEIQQEGDKLRLEKKLVTAKDTWAWLKTHHLTLKEFEELVCAKVLEQKLANHLFADRVEQVFYENKLDYVEVATYEVILDDRDLALELFYALQEGEISFQEIARQYIQDHKLRCAGGYQGLRSRRDFRPEIAAAVFDAKPPEILKPITTSKGIHLIWVEAIVQPQLDEELRQKIINELFSDWLKQQIASMKIATHLDVHSNLQTQEEFLKQA from the coding sequence TTGTTAGAAAGCCTGATTGTTTCCCCCGAAGACATAATCTATAACATTAAGCTCGGTTTTGAACTTCCGAAAGTTGTAGAAGCGATCGCAACACGAAAAATTGTTGCTGAAACCGCTTCTGAGCTTGGTATCGCTGTGAGTGAAGCAGAAATACAGCAGGAAGGAGACAAACTCCGACTGGAGAAAAAACTTGTAACAGCCAAAGACACTTGGGCGTGGTTAAAGACACATCATCTGACATTAAAGGAATTTGAAGAATTAGTTTGCGCCAAAGTTCTGGAACAGAAGTTAGCGAATCATTTATTTGCAGACCGTGTCGAACAGGTTTTTTACGAGAATAAACTTGATTATGTTGAAGTTGCTACTTATGAAGTGATCTTAGACGATAGAGACTTAGCTTTAGAGCTATTTTATGCTCTCCAAGAAGGCGAAATCAGCTTCCAAGAAATAGCCCGTCAGTACATTCAAGACCATAAACTCCGTTGTGCTGGTGGATACCAAGGTCTTCGTTCGCGTCGCGATTTTCGTCCTGAAATTGCTGCTGCTGTGTTTGATGCCAAACCACCAGAAATCCTGAAACCGATTACAACCTCTAAAGGGATACATTTAATTTGGGTAGAGGCTATAGTTCAACCCCAATTAGATGAAGAGTTACGCCAAAAAATTATCAACGAATTATTTTCAGATTGGTTAAAGCAACAAATAGCGAGTATGAAAATCGCGACTCATTTGGATGTGCATAGCAATTTACAAACTCAAGAAGAATTTCTGAAGCAAGCTTAA
- a CDS encoding calcium-binding protein, which produces MAFLRGTDNNDNLVGTSIADQILGRKGNDNLVGLGGGDVIQGDEGDDIISGDGTVNLTDPNNPIFPESASDGNDTLSGGEGNDTIGGGGGNDILNGNNGDDRLYGGSGNDTMNGGDGVDLLIGGAGDDLLDGGAGDDQLDGGENNDTVRGGFGNDILIGNNGDDFLDGGFDNDQLDGGEGNDRLDGGNGNDQIFGGFGNDNLSGGIDNDLIVGESGNDDINGGLGNDQIYGDRDFLGGPDGNDTINAGEGDDTVFGGGGSDNIAGGVGNDYLDGGDNNFNFALNDLDPAFGGFGGNDTISGQDGNDTVIGGFGSDVLNGGGKAGEFDILIGGLFLDLDGDGQAESLFSEGDFGIPTSDTFVLGNANGNFYAGGFGTPISGVIFGIDDRADIYTFENGVDKIQVNNPSLLQYDTLGTSDTYLLSPINGGYEVIGSVIGFQASSFSPLSTDFASGTFIAPA; this is translated from the coding sequence ATGGCTTTTTTAAGAGGAACAGATAATAACGACAATCTTGTAGGTACCTCTATTGCCGATCAAATTTTAGGTCGCAAAGGAAATGACAACTTAGTAGGATTAGGTGGAGGTGACGTAATTCAAGGAGATGAAGGTGACGACATCATCTCTGGTGACGGTACTGTTAATTTGACTGACCCCAACAACCCCATATTTCCCGAAAGTGCTAGCGACGGCAACGATACTCTTTCTGGAGGTGAAGGCAATGACACCATTGGAGGAGGTGGCGGTAACGATATTCTCAATGGGAACAACGGTGACGACAGGCTCTACGGCGGAAGCGGCAACGATACTATGAATGGAGGTGATGGTGTTGACCTCCTGATTGGCGGTGCAGGAGATGACTTGCTTGACGGCGGAGCAGGAGACGATCAATTAGATGGCGGAGAGAATAATGACACCGTTAGAGGTGGTTTTGGTAATGACATATTAATTGGTAATAACGGAGATGACTTCCTTGATGGTGGTTTTGATAATGACCAACTTGATGGAGGTGAAGGCAACGATCGACTGGATGGCGGCAACGGCAATGACCAGATCTTTGGTGGCTTTGGTAATGATAACCTCTCAGGTGGGATCGATAATGACTTGATTGTTGGCGAGAGTGGCAATGATGACATTAATGGCGGTCTTGGAAACGATCAAATTTATGGAGACAGAGATTTCCTTGGTGGACCCGACGGTAATGATACTATAAATGCTGGAGAGGGAGATGATACCGTTTTTGGGGGTGGTGGTTCCGATAACATCGCAGGAGGTGTGGGAAATGACTACCTTGATGGAGGAGATAATAACTTTAATTTTGCACTGAACGATCTCGATCCTGCCTTTGGTGGTTTTGGCGGTAATGATACAATATCAGGGCAAGATGGCAACGACACGGTTATTGGCGGCTTTGGCAGCGATGTTCTCAATGGTGGCGGTAAAGCTGGTGAATTCGATATTTTAATTGGCGGTCTTTTCCTCGATTTAGATGGCGATGGTCAAGCAGAAAGTCTCTTTTCTGAAGGTGATTTTGGGATACCAACTTCAGATACATTTGTGCTAGGAAATGCCAATGGTAATTTCTATGCGGGTGGTTTTGGCACTCCAATAAGTGGTGTTATATTCGGCATTGACGACCGCGCTGATATATATACATTCGAGAATGGTGTCGATAAAATCCAAGTAAATAACCCAAGCCTGTTGCAGTATGATACATTGGGAACCTCAGATACATACCTTTTGTCACCAATAAATGGCGGTTATGAGGTTATTGGTAGTGTAATAGGATTCCAAGCCTCTTCCTTTAGTCCACTATCTACTGATTTTGCGAGTGGTACCTTCATTGCTCCTGCCTAG